One stretch of Euzebyales bacterium DNA includes these proteins:
- a CDS encoding sulfite exporter TauE/SafE family protein: MTPLAAVLALVAVFSSFTVSAAAGLGGSLILVPALALIIGTKHGIALAALLLAANNVVKVAAYRATLPYRRALIVIVVISLGAAVGASLLVAAPDSLVTVTVIAMFVGTLLAERYDLIALQRVGAPTLAFVSGATSGFSGTSGPLKGVAIRNLRMDRRHFVGAASLASLAGDATKAAVFAEASLLSATDLRIAVAAIPLMIVGTLSGRYINRELGERGYRTLFWAVMAGYTARLLVRL, translated from the coding sequence ATGACGCCACTTGCCGCGGTGCTGGCCCTGGTGGCCGTGTTCTCCTCGTTCACCGTGTCGGCGGCGGCCGGCCTGGGAGGCTCGTTGATCCTCGTGCCGGCGCTGGCGCTGATCATCGGCACGAAGCACGGCATCGCGCTGGCGGCGCTGCTGCTCGCGGCCAACAACGTCGTCAAGGTGGCGGCGTACCGCGCGACACTGCCGTACCGTCGCGCGTTGATCGTCATTGTGGTGATCTCGCTCGGCGCGGCCGTCGGCGCCAGCCTCCTCGTCGCGGCTCCCGACTCGCTCGTCACCGTCACGGTGATCGCAATGTTCGTCGGGACGCTGCTCGCGGAGCGATATGACCTGATCGCGCTGCAGCGGGTGGGAGCGCCGACGCTCGCGTTCGTGTCGGGCGCGACCTCCGGCTTCTCCGGCACGTCCGGGCCGCTGAAGGGCGTCGCCATCCGCAACCTGCGGATGGACCGCCGGCACTTCGTCGGTGCCGCGTCGCTGGCCTCGCTGGCCGGCGACGCGACCAAGGCGGCCGTGTTCGCCGAGGCCAGCCTGTTGAGTGCGACGGATCTGCGCATTGCGGTGGCTGCCATCCCGCTGATGATCGTCGGCACGCTATCCGGTCGCTACATCAACCGCGAGCTCGGCGAGCGGGGGTACCGGACGCTGTTCTGGGCGGTCATGGCGGGCTACACGGCGCGACTGCTCGTGCGCCTGTGA
- a CDS encoding trypsin-like peptidase domain-containing protein → MTTDFSGYLTAEQLRVVHNAAVAAGLTRSDDHLDVLLAGLPRDFVGSLPGSGEDPAARLSAQLRTLNTVHNLSDGNVPLLTWLQQATALASDGRPADVFEAAIDHVSHTTAAVPPAVAAQLRAAPPRAGAGPDTRGGPITRGTPTEAPPAINTDVLPEALVAGSDQTVEIAFLQGALTSAKSVVKLLVHRHEEGDPVFEAGDEPWLINGTGWFVGPDLVITNHHVINARRTAPVAEDDASPEDFRLQAEHTTVIFDYLEDQVPSVTADTGDDALLAADKELDFAILRVPPADPPRDPLNLRRNPIRKRPQQALGTRVNVLQHPNGDPMRLGFRDNFVVLGDNDWLAYLTDTQFGSSGSPVCDDGWFVAALHSGSRSISSTGLEIRGQRVRRENYGIPISRILTHLEENLPDLHLEILAAQP, encoded by the coding sequence GTGACGACGGATTTCTCCGGATATCTGACCGCTGAACAGCTGCGTGTCGTGCACAACGCTGCGGTCGCGGCCGGGCTCACCCGCTCAGACGACCATCTCGACGTGTTGCTGGCGGGTCTGCCACGCGACTTCGTTGGATCGCTCCCCGGATCCGGCGAAGACCCGGCCGCCCGCCTGTCGGCGCAGCTCAGGACGCTCAACACCGTCCACAACCTCAGCGACGGCAACGTGCCGCTGTTGACCTGGCTGCAACAGGCGACCGCGCTCGCAAGCGACGGCCGGCCGGCGGACGTGTTCGAGGCCGCGATCGACCACGTGAGCCACACGACGGCCGCGGTGCCGCCGGCGGTCGCCGCGCAGCTGCGCGCGGCGCCACCACGAGCAGGCGCGGGCCCGGACACGCGCGGTGGACCGATCACGCGGGGGACTCCCACCGAGGCGCCGCCGGCCATCAACACCGACGTCCTGCCCGAGGCGTTGGTCGCCGGATCCGATCAGACGGTGGAGATAGCGTTCCTGCAGGGCGCGCTGACCAGCGCCAAGTCGGTGGTCAAGCTGCTGGTGCACCGGCACGAGGAAGGTGACCCGGTGTTCGAGGCCGGTGACGAGCCATGGCTCATCAACGGCACGGGATGGTTCGTCGGCCCGGATCTCGTGATCACCAACCACCACGTCATCAATGCCCGCCGCACGGCCCCCGTTGCGGAAGATGACGCGTCACCCGAGGACTTCCGGCTGCAGGCGGAGCACACCACCGTCATCTTCGACTACCTCGAGGACCAGGTGCCGTCGGTCACGGCCGACACCGGCGACGACGCGCTGCTGGCCGCCGACAAGGAGCTCGACTTCGCGATCCTGCGCGTTCCTCCCGCCGACCCGCCGCGCGACCCGCTCAACCTGCGGAGGAACCCCATCCGCAAACGTCCACAGCAGGCACTCGGTACCCGGGTCAACGTCCTGCAGCACCCGAACGGCGACCCGATGCGGCTCGGCTTCCGCGACAACTTCGTCGTGCTCGGCGACAACGACTGGCTCGCGTACCTGACCGACACCCAGTTCGGCTCGTCCGGTTCACCCGTGTGCGACGACGGTTGGTTCGTCGCCGCGCTGCACTCCGGATCGCGCAGCATCTCGTCCACCGGACTGGAGATCCGCGGCCAGAGGGTGCGTCGGGAGAACTACGGCATCCCGATCAGCAGGATCCTCACGCACCTCGAGGAGAACCTGCCCGACCTGCACTTGGAGATCCTCGCCGCCCAACCCTGA
- a CDS encoding S8 family serine peptidase: protein MRRIDPKLQLMATGSTRHNVIRAEHAAALRALSDAQVGTTPAVRGDRVRLTTAAGLDERDTVHARGAPTVPEVEVSVFVRLRDAAASPVITDSTVAARSGRAVTARRDDQLTAELTLDQVAALERRPEVAYIEPGQPLSAPTPDRSVDRSTAPPSAERAFGDADVHGYGEDVLIGIIDVEGFDFSHPEFVDDHGTRFARIWDQAGTARVSPAVRRGASAPGIQDYGAEFHKPELDAALASERQGGLPAWRLEPQSQRVPGSHGTHVASIAAGAHGVCRRAPIAAVLLALDPDAEDRRRSFYDSTRLAHAVDYLFAMAGEMGRERGLDRPLPVSINISLGTNGHAHDGTSAVSRWIDAALSYPGRAVCVAAGNAGHVSPEHAAAPSFVTGPIHHRGHISAAGLVSDLEWQVVGNTVADVSENEMEVWYSSQDRVEVSVKPPGLPWVGPITGGEHVENHQLTDGTLLSIYNELYYPANGMNRISVFLAPFFASSGEVVGVRAGTWLVRLQGHHIRDGRYHAWIERDDPRRLGPIGASVNAWRFPSYFSARTHSDESTVSSLACGQRVVSVTNYDDTNRMINNSSSDGPTGDGRPKPDLAAPGTDIVAANGFARRGPADRWTTMTGTSMASPLVAGVVGLMLAIEPRLTAPQISGILRRTSRPLAGADYQWRKDAGFGVIDPAAAIEETRWYSGLPRG from the coding sequence GTGCGTCGCATCGATCCGAAGCTGCAACTCATGGCGACCGGCAGCACGAGGCACAACGTCATCCGTGCCGAGCACGCCGCGGCGCTGCGGGCGCTGAGTGACGCGCAGGTCGGGACGACGCCAGCCGTTCGTGGTGACCGGGTCCGGCTGACGACTGCGGCCGGGTTGGACGAACGGGACACCGTCCACGCTCGCGGTGCGCCAACGGTGCCGGAGGTGGAGGTCTCGGTGTTCGTGCGCCTGCGGGACGCCGCCGCGTCGCCGGTGATCACCGACTCGACCGTCGCCGCACGCAGCGGCAGGGCCGTGACGGCGCGGCGAGACGACCAACTGACCGCTGAGCTGACACTCGATCAGGTCGCGGCGCTCGAACGGCGACCCGAGGTCGCCTACATCGAGCCGGGGCAGCCGCTGTCGGCTCCGACACCGGACCGATCGGTGGATCGGTCGACCGCTCCACCGTCCGCCGAGCGCGCCTTCGGCGACGCCGACGTCCACGGGTACGGCGAGGACGTCCTCATCGGGATCATCGACGTCGAAGGTTTCGACTTCTCGCACCCCGAGTTCGTCGACGACCACGGGACGAGGTTCGCGCGCATCTGGGACCAGGCCGGCACGGCCAGGGTGTCGCCCGCCGTGCGACGAGGCGCCTCGGCGCCGGGCATCCAGGACTATGGTGCCGAGTTCCACAAACCCGAGCTCGACGCCGCGCTCGCGTCCGAGCGGCAGGGTGGTCTGCCGGCGTGGCGGCTGGAGCCGCAGTCCCAACGGGTGCCGGGGTCGCACGGGACGCACGTCGCGAGCATCGCCGCCGGCGCGCACGGCGTGTGCCGGCGCGCGCCGATCGCCGCCGTGCTGCTGGCACTCGATCCCGACGCCGAGGACCGCCGCCGCTCGTTCTACGACTCGACCCGCCTCGCGCACGCCGTCGACTACCTGTTCGCCATGGCGGGCGAGATGGGCCGAGAGCGCGGTCTGGACCGTCCGCTGCCCGTGTCGATCAACATCAGCCTCGGGACCAACGGCCATGCGCACGACGGAACGAGCGCTGTCAGCCGGTGGATCGACGCGGCGCTGTCATATCCGGGGCGTGCCGTCTGCGTGGCAGCCGGCAACGCCGGTCATGTGTCCCCGGAGCACGCCGCGGCCCCCAGCTTCGTCACGGGCCCGATCCACCATCGGGGGCACATCTCCGCCGCCGGACTCGTGTCCGACCTCGAGTGGCAGGTCGTCGGCAACACGGTCGCCGACGTGTCCGAGAACGAGATGGAGGTCTGGTACTCGTCGCAGGACCGCGTCGAGGTCTCGGTCAAACCGCCGGGACTGCCATGGGTGGGCCCGATCACCGGCGGCGAGCACGTCGAGAACCACCAGCTCACCGACGGCACGCTGCTCAGCATCTACAACGAGCTGTACTACCCGGCCAACGGGATGAATCGGATCTCGGTGTTCCTCGCGCCATTCTTCGCGTCGAGCGGCGAGGTGGTCGGCGTGCGCGCGGGGACCTGGCTCGTCCGCCTGCAAGGTCATCACATCCGTGACGGTCGGTACCACGCCTGGATCGAACGCGATGATCCGCGCCGCCTCGGGCCGATCGGCGCCAGCGTCAACGCGTGGCGGTTCCCCTCCTACTTCTCGGCGCGCACGCACAGCGACGAATCGACTGTCAGCTCGCTGGCGTGCGGGCAGCGGGTCGTGTCGGTCACGAACTACGACGACACGAACCGCATGATCAACAACAGCAGCAGCGACGGGCCGACCGGCGACGGACGGCCGAAGCCGGATCTCGCAGCGCCCGGGACCGACATCGTCGCCGCGAACGGATTCGCACGCCGCGGTCCAGCCGACCGGTGGACCACCATGACCGGGACGTCCATGGCGAGTCCTCTGGTGGCCGGCGTCGTGGGCCTCATGCTCGCCATCGAGCCACGGCTGACCGCCCCACAGATCAGCGGGATCCTGCGTCGCACGTCCCGGCCGCTCGCCGGGGCGGACTACCAGTGGCGCAAGGACGCCGGCTTCGGCGTGATCGATCCCGCGGCCGCCATCGAAGAGACCCGTTGGTACAGCGGGCTCCCCCGCGGCTGA
- a CDS encoding zinc metalloprotease → MSDITFEPRRCATHDISMADRSRLAALEGRYLDETRIAEADLRVEIAVAFIHVVDGDAGTVTAEQRHKQIEVMNEAFEFMGISFTFDENDVTVVDDPAFFAMGHGSLRERNCKSQNQMLDPTQGLNFYTAEPGGGLLGWATFPVDMEGDPDMDGVVMLHTTLPDGAMAPYNLGLTAVHEVGHWLGLYHTFQDGCFGLGDEVSDTPAHGGPNFGKPADEDQPHNLCESAPAGADCPTHNYMNYVDDDWMNEFTPGQKERAWAQIGMFRSDLLAAGAEEAGFKEAGQAYVW, encoded by the coding sequence ATGTCAGACATCACGTTCGAACCCCGCCGATGTGCGACCCACGACATCAGCATGGCGGACCGCTCCCGCCTCGCCGCGCTGGAAGGCCGCTACCTCGACGAGACCCGCATCGCCGAGGCGGACCTCAGAGTTGAGATCGCGGTGGCGTTCATCCACGTGGTCGACGGCGACGCGGGAACCGTCACGGCCGAGCAGCGGCACAAGCAGATCGAGGTGATGAACGAGGCGTTCGAGTTCATGGGCATCTCGTTCACCTTCGACGAGAACGACGTCACGGTGGTAGACGACCCGGCCTTCTTCGCGATGGGACACGGCTCGCTGCGTGAGCGCAACTGCAAGTCTCAGAACCAGATGCTGGATCCGACGCAGGGCTTGAACTTCTACACCGCGGAGCCCGGCGGTGGCCTGCTCGGATGGGCGACGTTCCCCGTTGACATGGAAGGCGACCCCGACATGGACGGCGTCGTGATGCTCCATACGACCCTGCCCGACGGCGCCATGGCTCCCTACAACCTCGGGCTGACCGCCGTGCACGAGGTCGGGCACTGGCTGGGCCTGTACCACACGTTCCAGGACGGCTGCTTCGGCCTCGGCGACGAGGTGAGCGACACACCCGCGCACGGCGGGCCCAACTTCGGCAAGCCCGCGGACGAGGACCAGCCCCACAACCTGTGCGAGTCGGCTCCGGCGGGAGCGGACTGCCCCACCCACAACTACATGAACTACGTCGACGACGACTGGATGAACGAGTTCACGCCAGGACAGAAGGAGCGTGCGTGGGCGCAGATCGGCATGTTCCGGTCCGACCTCCTGGCCGCCGGCGCCGAGGAAGCGGGGTTCAAGGAGGCCGGTCAGGCGTACGTGTGGTGA